In a genomic window of Streptomyces koelreuteriae:
- the rdmC gene encoding anthracycline biosynthesis tailoring methylesterase RdmC, giving the protein MSERIVPSGDVELWSDDFGDPADPALLLVMGGNLSALGWPDEFARRLADGGLHVIRYDHRDTGRSTTRDFAEHPYGFGELAADAVAVLDGWGVDRAHVVGLSMGATITQVVALDHHDRLSSLTMLLGGGLDIDFDANIERVMRGEPTLDGLPGPQQPFLDALALMNQPAEGRAAEVAKRVSKWRILSGTGVPFDDAEYARWEERAIDHAGGALAEPYAHYSLTLPPPARAAELRDVTVPTLVIQAEHDPIAPAPHGKHLAGLIPSATVVEIPGMGHALPSSVHGPLAEVILAHTRSAV; this is encoded by the coding sequence ATGTCCGAACGCATCGTGCCGAGCGGGGACGTCGAGCTGTGGAGCGACGACTTCGGCGACCCGGCGGACCCGGCGCTGCTGCTCGTCATGGGTGGCAACCTCTCCGCCCTCGGCTGGCCCGACGAGTTCGCCCGGCGGCTCGCCGACGGCGGCCTCCACGTCATCCGCTACGACCACCGCGACACCGGCCGCTCCACCACCCGCGACTTCGCCGAACACCCCTACGGCTTCGGTGAGCTGGCCGCCGACGCGGTCGCCGTCCTCGACGGCTGGGGCGTCGACCGGGCCCATGTGGTCGGCCTGTCGATGGGGGCGACCATCACCCAGGTCGTCGCGCTCGACCACCACGACCGGCTGAGCAGCCTGACCATGTTGCTCGGCGGCGGCCTCGACATCGACTTCGACGCCAACATCGAGCGCGTGATGCGCGGCGAACCCACGCTGGACGGCCTGCCCGGGCCCCAGCAGCCGTTCCTGGACGCGCTCGCCCTGATGAACCAGCCGGCCGAGGGACGCGCCGCCGAGGTGGCCAAGCGCGTCAGCAAGTGGCGCATCCTCTCCGGCACGGGCGTGCCGTTCGACGACGCCGAGTACGCGCGGTGGGAGGAGCGGGCGATCGACCACGCGGGGGGTGCCCTCGCCGAGCCGTACGCGCACTACTCGCTGACCCTGCCGCCGCCGGCCCGGGCCGCCGAGCTGCGCGATGTCACCGTGCCGACCCTGGTCATCCAGGCCGAGCACGACCCGATCGCCCCCGCGCCGCACGGCAAGCACCTCGCCGGGCTCATTCCCAGCGCAACGGTGGTGGAGATCCCGGGCATGGGGCACGCCCTGCCGTCCTCGGTCCACGGGCCGCTCGCCGAGGTCATCCTCGCCCACACCCGCTCGGCGGTCTGA